A section of the Bacillus sp. HSf4 genome encodes:
- a CDS encoding PTS sugar transporter subunit IIB, translating into MKKIVLVCAAGMSTSLLVSRMKQHAEVLKEEVDIIALPVSEAGSAAASADIVLLGPQVRYQKSQVESIAGDIPVRVIDMRDYGTMDGKAVLEKALALIE; encoded by the coding sequence GTGAAGAAAATTGTATTGGTCTGCGCAGCGGGGATGTCTACGAGCCTGCTCGTCAGCAGAATGAAACAGCATGCAGAGGTGCTGAAGGAAGAGGTCGACATCATCGCTTTGCCCGTTTCAGAAGCTGGGAGCGCCGCTGCTTCCGCGGACATCGTTCTTTTAGGTCCGCAGGTCAGATATCAAAAATCCCAGGTTGAATCAATAGCGGGAGACATTCCCGTTAGAGTGATCGACATGCGCGATTACGGAACAATGGACGGCAAAGCCGTGCTGGAAAAAGCTTTAGCGCTTATTGAATAA
- the spoIIM gene encoding stage II sporulation protein M: protein MRKHTMKEQIFQHLKDHLSIYLFVSVLFLMGVIFGAVIVNSMTISQKEDLFYYLNRFFGQLSEGKAAGSKEMFVQSFLHNIKYLGLMWILGISIIGLPVIFIMVFLKGIVVGFTVGFLVNQMGINGFFLSFVSVLPQNVLLIPAYLIMGTCAIAFSLRLIRQLFVKRSITEAPAQWFGRYALVLLLILSMSFASSLLEAYLSPLLMEKLTNYILPKQH, encoded by the coding sequence ATGCGAAAACACACGATGAAAGAACAGATATTTCAGCATTTGAAGGATCATCTGTCGATCTATTTATTTGTTTCGGTATTATTTTTGATGGGTGTGATTTTCGGCGCGGTGATCGTGAACAGTATGACGATCAGCCAAAAAGAAGATTTGTTCTATTATTTGAACCGGTTTTTTGGACAGCTCTCCGAGGGAAAAGCGGCAGGCTCAAAGGAAATGTTTGTACAAAGCTTTCTTCATAATATAAAATATTTGGGTTTGATGTGGATTCTCGGCATCTCGATCATCGGACTGCCCGTGATTTTTATCATGGTTTTTTTAAAAGGGATCGTCGTCGGATTTACAGTCGGCTTTTTAGTGAATCAAATGGGAATCAACGGTTTTTTCCTGTCGTTCGTGTCAGTGCTCCCGCAAAACGTCCTTCTGATCCCGGCTTACCTGATCATGGGCACATGCGCGATTGCCTTTTCACTCAGGCTCATCAGGCAGCTGTTTGTGAAGCGGAGCATCACGGAAGCGCCGGCCCAATGGTTTGGACGGTACGCGCTTGTCCTCTTGCTGATTCTTTCGATGTCTTTTGCATCCTCATTATTGGAAGCTTATCTTTCACCGCTGTTGATGGAAAAATTGACAAACTACATTTTGCCGAAACAGCATTAA
- a CDS encoding NCS1 family nucleobase:cation symporter-1, with translation MKSSSQENIRGEHMLMNKDLLPLKPEERNWKAVNFASIWMGCIHNIPTYATVGGLISIGLSPWQVLGIIAVASLVLYIALALNGHAGAKYGVPFPVLIRSSFGIFGANIPALLRGFVAIMWFGIQAFAGSTAIHILVLNLWSGFENIGGDWNLFGLRLPGLLSFIFFWGIHLLVLHHGMESIRKFEVWAGPLVYLVFGGMVWWAVDIAGGLGPIYQQPGTFHTFGDLIWPFLAGVTGIIGIWATLILNIPDFTRFASSQKEQIKGQFYGLPGTFVLFAFASITVTSGSQVAYGKPIWDVVDILNHFDNPLIIALSVITLCIAAISVNVAANIVSPAYDLANALPKYINFKRGSYMTAGFALFTFPWKLMENEASVFSFLGTIGGILGPVAGVMLADYYIIRRRTLHIEELYSLNGRYTYYKGYNYRAFAAVGLGAFMSLIGTYLPALKPLYDISWFSGVLLAFAAYVFLMRIHPPGALRDQTADYAAESNG, from the coding sequence ATGAAATCTAGCAGTCAAGAAAACATTCGCGGAGAACATATGCTGATGAACAAGGATTTGCTGCCTTTAAAGCCGGAGGAGCGCAACTGGAAAGCCGTCAATTTTGCCTCGATTTGGATGGGATGCATCCATAACATCCCAACATATGCAACAGTGGGCGGGCTCATATCTATCGGGCTTTCCCCGTGGCAGGTGTTGGGGATTATCGCTGTTGCTTCCCTTGTCCTCTATATCGCCCTTGCGCTGAATGGCCATGCCGGCGCGAAGTACGGCGTTCCCTTTCCCGTGCTGATTAGATCTTCCTTCGGGATTTTCGGCGCTAATATTCCAGCGCTTCTTCGCGGTTTTGTCGCGATTATGTGGTTTGGCATTCAAGCTTTCGCCGGCAGTACGGCGATTCACATCCTGGTTTTAAATCTGTGGAGCGGCTTTGAAAACATCGGCGGGGATTGGAATTTGTTTGGCCTTCGCTTGCCGGGCCTTTTGTCGTTTATTTTCTTTTGGGGGATCCATCTGCTCGTGCTTCACCACGGCATGGAGTCGATTAGGAAGTTTGAAGTCTGGGCCGGCCCGCTCGTTTATCTCGTTTTTGGCGGTATGGTATGGTGGGCGGTCGATATCGCAGGCGGACTTGGCCCCATCTATCAACAGCCGGGAACATTTCATACATTCGGCGACTTGATTTGGCCTTTCCTGGCCGGAGTGACGGGAATCATCGGCATCTGGGCAACGCTGATTTTGAATATTCCCGATTTTACGAGATTTGCCTCAAGCCAAAAGGAACAGATAAAGGGGCAGTTTTACGGTCTGCCGGGCACATTCGTGCTATTTGCCTTTGCAAGCATCACCGTCACGTCAGGTTCACAAGTGGCCTACGGCAAGCCGATTTGGGACGTGGTCGACATTTTGAATCATTTCGATAATCCGTTGATCATCGCGCTTTCAGTCATTACGCTCTGCATTGCCGCCATTTCGGTAAATGTCGCGGCAAACATCGTCTCTCCCGCCTATGATTTGGCGAATGCGCTGCCGAAATATATCAATTTTAAGCGCGGAAGCTATATGACCGCAGGCTTTGCCCTGTTTACGTTCCCGTGGAAGCTGATGGAGAATGAAGCAAGCGTGTTTTCCTTTCTCGGCACGATCGGCGGAATATTGGGGCCTGTCGCCGGTGTGATGCTTGCCGATTATTACATCATCCGCAGGCGCACGCTTCACATCGAAGAGCTCTACTCTCTAAACGGGAGGTACACGTACTATAAAGGCTACAATTACCGCGCATTTGCCGCAGTCGGGCTCGGAGCGTTTATGTCTCTGATCGGGACATACTTGCCGGCTTTGAAGCCGCTCTATGATATTTCATGGTTTTCAGGCGTGCTTCTCGCTTTTGCGGCATATGTCTTTTTAATGCGCATTCATCCACCCGGCGCCCTTAGAGATCAAACCGCTGATTACGCTGCCGAAAGCAATGGATAA
- a CDS encoding GNAT family N-acetyltransferase encodes MNEKHFDVKGLSYIVRPAGRQDAKELSALRVQIDGETEYLDREKGEGFIDEADFRELIKKDSEHERRLFLVAVAQNKIVGFSRCAGQDLKRFSHQVEFGICVLKEFWGYGIGNRLLNESIVWADTASIQKITLRVSETNKRAFSLYQKLGFEIEGILKKDKRLSDGTYENTIVMGRWHDEQGI; translated from the coding sequence ATGAACGAAAAACACTTTGATGTCAAAGGGCTGAGCTACATTGTCAGGCCCGCCGGACGACAAGATGCAAAGGAATTGTCGGCTTTAAGGGTACAGATCGATGGAGAAACCGAATATTTGGACAGGGAAAAAGGTGAAGGCTTTATTGATGAAGCGGACTTTAGAGAACTGATAAAAAAAGACAGCGAACATGAACGCCGCTTGTTTTTAGTGGCGGTCGCGCAAAACAAAATCGTCGGCTTTTCAAGATGTGCCGGACAGGATTTAAAACGCTTCTCTCATCAAGTGGAGTTTGGTATATGCGTGCTGAAAGAGTTTTGGGGATACGGCATCGGAAACCGCCTTTTAAACGAATCGATTGTTTGGGCTGACACCGCAAGCATTCAAAAAATAACCCTGCGCGTGTCGGAAACAAATAAGAGGGCTTTTAGTCTATATCAAAAGCTTGGCTTTGAAATAGAAGGAATTTTAAAAAAAGACAAGCGGCTTTCTGACGGCACATATGAAAACACGATTGTGATGGGAAGATGGCATGATGAACAGGGCATTTAA
- a CDS encoding PTS sugar transporter subunit IIC — protein sequence MEKFERNVERFLVPIAAKLNSQRHICAIRDAFILSFPIIMAGSIIILLNFAILSPDGFIAKILFLEKWFPNLADYQAVFTPVLRGSLDIMSIFVVFLVARNLAISMKTDELLAGLTAVSCYFIIYAPYRLIENESFLTMKWLGAQGLFVALIIGIIVGEVFSRLSNAKRLQIQMPPQVPPAVARTFKVLFPIIFITIGFAILSFALTSLTKNGLHELVYTVLQAPLRDMGTNIFTVVFLGVVANFLWLFGIHGPNTIAAIRETIFAEANLENLAFAAKTGSAWNAPFPETWALNDAFANYGGSGMTLGLLIAIFIASKRRDYKDIGKLSIGPGLFNINEPVIFGLPVVLNPIFMIPFIIVPAVNTVVGYLFIKFQIIPPIAYAVPWTTPGPLIPFLGTGGNWIALGVGLLCLAISTIIYLPFVIAANQTANLGGDQQPEKRES from the coding sequence ATGGAGAAATTTGAACGAAATGTCGAACGGTTTTTAGTTCCGATCGCGGCAAAACTAAATTCACAACGACACATCTGTGCGATACGCGATGCTTTTATTTTATCCTTTCCGATTATTATGGCAGGTTCCATTATCATCTTATTAAACTTTGCCATCCTGTCGCCGGACGGGTTCATCGCCAAAATTTTGTTTCTTGAAAAATGGTTTCCGAATTTAGCCGATTATCAGGCGGTTTTCACGCCTGTATTACGGGGATCGCTTGACATTATGTCGATCTTTGTCGTGTTTCTCGTAGCGCGCAATTTAGCGATCTCCATGAAAACGGATGAGCTGCTGGCTGGCCTGACGGCTGTTTCCTGCTATTTTATCATTTATGCGCCGTATCGCCTGATCGAAAACGAAAGCTTTTTAACAATGAAATGGCTCGGCGCCCAGGGCCTGTTTGTCGCATTGATCATCGGGATCATCGTCGGTGAAGTGTTCAGCAGACTTTCAAACGCCAAGCGTCTGCAAATTCAGATGCCCCCGCAAGTTCCGCCGGCGGTGGCAAGGACGTTCAAAGTGCTGTTTCCGATCATTTTTATCACCATCGGCTTTGCCATCTTGAGCTTCGCGCTGACATCGCTGACGAAAAACGGTCTGCACGAACTGGTTTATACCGTTCTGCAAGCGCCGTTAAGGGATATGGGCACCAATATTTTCACGGTTGTCTTTCTCGGTGTCGTCGCCAATTTCCTTTGGCTGTTCGGGATCCATGGGCCCAATACGATCGCGGCGATCAGAGAAACGATTTTTGCCGAAGCCAATCTGGAAAATCTCGCTTTCGCGGCGAAGACGGGATCTGCCTGGAATGCTCCTTTCCCGGAGACATGGGCGCTTAATGACGCTTTTGCAAATTACGGGGGTTCAGGGATGACGCTTGGGCTTTTGATCGCGATTTTTATCGCTTCAAAGCGCCGGGATTACAAAGATATCGGCAAGCTTTCGATCGGTCCGGGATTATTTAATATCAATGAACCTGTGATTTTCGGTCTGCCGGTCGTATTAAATCCGATCTTTATGATTCCTTTTATCATTGTGCCGGCAGTCAATACTGTCGTCGGGTATTTGTTTATCAAGTTTCAGATCATTCCGCCGATCGCCTATGCCGTTCCGTGGACGACCCCGGGCCCGCTGATTCCGTTTCTCGGGACGGGCGGCAATTGGATTGCGCTTGGTGTCGGGCTTCTCTGTCTGGCCATTTCAACGATCATCTATCTACCGTTTGTGATCGCCGCCAATCAGACAGCGAATCTCGGCGGGGATCAGCAGCCTGAAAAACGAGAATCATAA
- a CDS encoding Fur family transcriptional regulator translates to METRIDRIKKQLHSSSYKLTPQREATVRVLLENEEDHLSAEDVYLLVKEKSPEIGLATVYRTLELLTELKVVDKINFGDGVSRYDLRKEGAAHFHHHLVCMECGSVVEIEEDLLEDVEDIVEKDWKFKIKDHRLTFHGICHDCQQKEAE, encoded by the coding sequence ATGGAAACACGTATCGATCGAATTAAAAAACAATTGCATTCTTCCAGCTATAAACTCACCCCTCAGCGCGAGGCAACTGTAAGGGTGCTGCTTGAGAATGAGGAAGACCATTTAAGCGCAGAAGATGTATACCTCCTCGTAAAAGAGAAATCTCCTGAGATTGGTCTTGCCACAGTATATCGTACGCTTGAATTATTAACCGAATTAAAAGTGGTAGATAAAATCAACTTTGGCGACGGTGTGTCAAGGTATGACCTTCGCAAAGAAGGAGCCGCTCATTTCCACCACCATCTCGTCTGCATGGAATGCGGATCGGTCGTCGAAATTGAAGAAGATTTGCTTGAAGATGTTGAAGACATCGTTGAAAAGGATTGGAAATTTAAAATAAAAGACCACAGGCTGACATTCCATGGTATCTGCCATGACTGCCAGCAAAAAGAAGCGGAATAG